A window of the Henckelia pumila isolate YLH828 chromosome 3, ASM3356847v2, whole genome shotgun sequence genome harbors these coding sequences:
- the LOC140891375 gene encoding zinc finger CCCH domain-containing protein 11 has product MPPKQQSKTDLAKKQKVVEDKTFGLKNKNKSKSVQKYVQSLKQSVQPKPDATKINAQKKKEEELAREKELNELLKVAIRQPKVPVGVDPKSIVCEHFKLGQCAKGFKCKFSHDLNVQRKGEKIDIYSDKRDQENENETMEDWDQETLEKVVESKSNEYNKNKPTDIVCKHFLEAVEKKQYGWFWVCPNGGKECHYRHALPPGYVLKSQMKALLEEEADKITIEEEIENQRAKLSTTTPMTPELFMQWKQKKMEEREAGLAAQRAERAKNDRMSGRELFLSDSSLFVDDAEAYDKYQREEEPDPEQKVNKDQTIDGPSSSTSTIRDTKDNSENDNDIGNDDEDEDDDDDLDMDELMELEASLSRTTLQIREPIDNARS; this is encoded by the exons ATGCCTCCGAAGCAGCAATCGAAAACGGATTTGGCAAAGAAGCAGAAGGTAGTCGAAGACAAGACTTTCGGGCTGAAGAACAAGAACAAGTCGAAGTCTGTGCAGAAATATGTGCAGTCTCTCAAACAATCGGTTCAGCCTAAACCAGATGCCACCAAAATCAATGCCCAG AAGAAGAAAGAGGAGGAGCTGGCGAGAGAGAAAGAGCTTAACGAGTTGCTTAAAGTTGCTATCAGACAACCGAAAGTTCCTGTCG GTGTGGATCCGAAGTCAATAGTTTGTGAGCATTTTAAGTTAGGACAGTGCGCAAAAGGGTTCAAATGCAAGTTCTCCCATGATCTGAATGTGCAGAGGAAAGGCGAGAAGATCGATATTTATAGTGATAAACGTGATCAAG aaaatgaaaatgaaacaaTGGAGGACTGGGATCAAGAGACATTGGAAAAGGTTGTTGAGTCCAAGAGCAATGAGTACAACAAAAATAAGCCTACTGACATT GTATGTAAACACTTTTTGGAAGCAGTGGAGAAAAAGCAGTATGGTTGGTTTTGGGTTTGCCCAAATGGAGGTAAAGAATGCCATTACAGACACGCACTTCCTCCTGGATATGTTTTAAAGTCTCAGATGAAAGCTCTTTTAGAAGAGGAAGCTGATAAAATAACAATAGAGGAGGAGATAGAAAACCAG CGAGCAAAATTGTCTACAACAACACCTATGACTCCAGAGTTATTCATGCAATGGAAGCAGAAAAAGATGGAGGAGAGAGAAGCTGGTCTGGCTGCTCAGAGGGCAGAGCGAGCTAAGAATGACCGCATGAG TGGTCGCGAGCTCTTTCTCTCTGATTCTAGCTTGTTTGTTGATGATGCTGAGGCCTACGATAAATACCAGCGAGAAGAAGAACCAGATCCAGAGCAAAAG GTCAACAAAGATCAAACCATAGATGGGCCTAGTTCTTCCACTTCAACTATACGTGACACAAAAGATAATTCCGAAAATGATAATGATATTGGTAATGACGACGAAgacgaagatgatgatgatgatcttgacatggatgaacTAATGGAACTGGAAGCCAGTCTTTCGAGAACAACATTACAAATCAGGGAACCAATTGACAATGCTCGATCCTGA